From the genome of Aquiluna borgnonia:
ACCTCGATTAGGCTCCCGCGATTGCGCTCTAGAACCACTCCCACCTGGTGAAGCTTGTGACTGCGCTGGGCAGCTGAGAGGCTGGCCCAGGTTTTTCCAGAGTTTCTGGCGTCTGAAATTCTTCGATTTAGTTTCTCGGAAGAATCTATAAAGACCCGCTCGACCTCAGCCTTACCCAGGACGGAAGTTTGGGAGCGAGAGATGATCCCGTAGGCCCATTCGCGGTTTCTAGCAAGGGCCGGGTCGGTGTCCGCGGCGTTCTCAAAACCATTGGCCGGAACCACCGCTGAGTCAAAATTGCGATCCTGAAGTCGGTTGGGAATTGGCACTTCCGAACCCATGAGCTCGATGGACTTCTCGAACCTTTGCCGCTCAATGTCGAAGGACGCTGGGTCGGAGAGCTGGAAAGCATTTGAAAGGAAGTTCTCCGAGCTCGCACCCTCTTCGAGCCTCCTAATTAGGTAGGCGATTGCGACATCGAATTCTTGCGGGTGCACCACCGGGGTGTAGAGCACAAGCGAGCTGTAGGTCCTACGAACCACCTCAGCTTGGTTGGGAGCCATCCCCAGCAGCATCTCAACATCCAGGCCGTTCTTTACCCCGCGAACCTCTGCCAAATTATGGGCAAAGGCCAGGTCAAAGAGATTGTGGCCGGCGACACCGATCTTGACATTTGCAATTCGCTCCGGGGTGAGTGCATAGTTGATGACTCGCTTGTAGTTTGCGTCAGCCTCGGCCTTAGAACCCACGGTAGCCAGTGGCCAGCCATGCATCTCTGCGTCAACCTGCTCCATGGGCAGGTTGGCACCCTTCACAATTCTGACCTTGATTGCAGCTCCACCCATAAGGGTTCGACTTGAGGCCCACTGCTGGAGATCGATCATTGCCCTTAGAGCGTCCGGCAGATATGCCTGCAGGACAATGCCAGCTTCGAGGTTCTTGAATTGCGGCTTTGAAAGTAGTCCCTTGAAAACGGCAACAGTGAGGTCTAGGTCGTGGTACTCCTCCATGTCCAAGTTAATGAACTTCTTGGCACCATCACGCATGGCGAGCTCATAGAGCGGGGTCAGTCTCTCAATGACAGCAATTACGTTTTCGTTGAACGCCCACTTGGAGTGTGGGGCTGTCGTAGCCGAGACCTTTAGGGATATGTAGTCGACGTCCTTGCGAGCGAGCAGCTCCGCAGATTTATTCAGTCTTCGCTTGGCTTCGAGGTCTCCCAGCACCGCTTCGCCCAGGAGGTTGATGTTGAGTTTTGCTCCACTGGCTCGGATTCTTCGAAGCGCAGGTCCCAGCTTCCCCATTGAGGCATCAATCACCAGGTGGCTAACCATTCCTCGCAGCACCTTCCGGGCTATTGGGACAACAATGAAAGGAAACGCGGGGGCTAAGTTGGCACCGATTGCAATGAGTGCCCGCAGCGGTGCCGGAAGAAATTTAGGGGTTAGCGAGCGCAGCTGATAAAGATTCTTTGCGGCGACGCTCTTGTCCTCTGGTCGAATAACGCCGTCCACAAAGCCAACAGCAAACTCGAGACCATTCGGATCCTGCAGCAGGCCTGCTAGGCGCTGGGATGCTTTCGGGGTGGGCAGCTTTGCGGCCTCGGAGACCCAGGTGCGCGCCAGATCCACGCTGCTTTGAACCAATTCGGCTTTGTGGTCAATCGAAGGAATGGAAACAGAACTAAGAGACAAAACTTCCCCTTCATTTCGGCGACTCCGCCAGGCTGATTCCTTCAATCCTAGGCAATATCCTGGACTCTGCCTCGGGGCCGAAAGCCCGTTTCTAGAAGAATCTTTGGCTTGGCCACCAGATCGGTTTCAGCCGCGCTAAATTTATGCTGGTCGCGAGCTGAGACGAGACAGCTCTGAACTCACAGTTAGGGGCCTTGGCCTAATCTGGCTGGGTTTTCAATTCAGAAATTTTCAAGTTTGCCCTGATCTCGACCCCGTTGCCTTTGGCGTTTTCAATCGTGTATCTGTTTTCGGTTACGGCTGCAAGCAGCATGGTTCCGAGCCCGACTCTGGAACTCCTGAGACCCACCCCATCATCTGAGATTCTCAGGGTCAATACGTCTTCTCTGGTATCGATTTTGATTTGCATTTGAGTTGCCGACCCATGCCTTACTGAGTTTGTGATCGCCTCACTAACAAGATCTGAGACGCCTTTGATTCGATCAAGGGAAATGCGCTCTGCCTCCGGTGAAATTTCCAATTCGATGTCGAGAAACCCCTCCCAGTCGGCAACTAGTTTTTTTATTGCCGTTCCAAGTTGGGCCACCGAATCGGCTTTTCTGTCAGTAAAACTGGAGAGCAGGGTCCTTAGTTTTTCAGACTCCTTCCTGACGTCAAAGTTGATTTCACTTGAGCGCTGTGAGGAAAGTATGGAGTTCAAAAGTTTGTTTTGGATTTCGCTGTGCAGCAGCTGAGCAAATTCTCGACTCCTCAGGCGCAGGATGAATTTCTCAACATCGGTGGCAACAGACTTAGCCTCCGAAGGAGAGAGTTTGAGTTCTCGAAGCTGTTTTCGTTTTTCACCGAATGTGTGGATTAGGTTCAGGATAAAGCCGCTTTGCAGAAGGTGAATCAAAAAAATTATCACTTCGATGGATACGCTGGAACCCGGAATCGGCCCCAGAGCAGTGTTGGTGATGCTCACACCGAAAAGCACCGCAATTGTAATTGATGAAAAAAACCCTAGTCGTGAGGCCACATTTAGAGTTTTTTCCAAAAGTCGACTCAGAACCAACGTTCCCGTTATAACCACTGAAAATAGGAGCACCCTGGTGAAGGCCTCGGTTGTGCCAAGCATGGCCGCGTGTCCTCCGTAGGTTCCTACGAAGAGCCACGCACCAAGAAGCAGTGGGCGTTGAATTGTGGAGCCGGTGGCCTGGGAGAGAAGCTCACGCCAAGAAAGAGTCGGAACTGTGTTGTCCTGTTCCCGCCAAATTTTGTGACTCAGCGGCCGAATCTCATCGCGAATTATGACGTCTAGCTCTTCTCTAAATAGTTTTTCTGCGTCCTTAGGGGAGGCCTCCGCCATTGCCTCGACTTCTCGCAACCTGTTTGAGGTTTTTGCGATGATTAGGCTCAGTTCGCTCGCTAGCTTGCTTTCGACGAGATTTTCTGTGCTCATTTGCTCTAGGGCTCTTTTGGCAACCAGAAGTTCCCGTTGCCGCAAAAATTGGGAAGCCTGGTAGGTCATTACGGCGACCATGGGTATGAGAAAAAGCCCCAGCAGTCCTGTGCTTAGCCATCGCGAGCCGACGGCAACCCACAGGTCTTTTTCAACATCCAGAACGAAACAAAAAATCGCCGTGGTCAACCCCTTAAGAGCCCCCAGCAAAAAGGACAGCGGCAGGACAATCCACATGGGCCAAATTGCCTCCTGATGGCGATTTCTAAATCCTTGGTTGATCGCAAAAACCGCAATGAAGCAAACGGCGATCGAGGCCAAATTTGCGAAAATTAGCTCCGGCCATTTGTCCCTAATAGTCTGAAATCCAGTTACCGAGTCGTCCTGCCTGAATGCGATTGAAAGAACCGAAGTCAATATGACGAATGGGACTGCCGGGAGAAGTGAGATTGGTTTGAGAAGGTCAGGACCGCCAATCTGATTCGCGAGCGCTGTGAAGTTGAATCGCACCTAGCCCTCCTTGGCCAACGATTCAAAATACGCTTTCACTATTTGAACTCTCAGGTTCGTTGACGGCGCTCTGGCTATACCCATGGTTCTGGCAAGCCGCGAAATCGATAGCTCGACGCTTTTTTCAGTAACGAAGCGCTTACGTGCAATTTCAGAATTTGATAAACCTTCGGCAAGCAAGCG
Proteins encoded in this window:
- a CDS encoding ATP-binding protein, with amino-acid sequence MRFNFTALANQIGGPDLLKPISLLPAVPFVILTSVLSIAFRQDDSVTGFQTIRDKWPELIFANLASIAVCFIAVFAINQGFRNRHQEAIWPMWIVLPLSFLLGALKGLTTAIFCFVLDVEKDLWVAVGSRWLSTGLLGLFLIPMVAVMTYQASQFLRQRELLVAKRALEQMSTENLVESKLASELSLIIAKTSNRLREVEAMAEASPKDAEKLFREELDVIIRDEIRPLSHKIWREQDNTVPTLSWRELLSQATGSTIQRPLLLGAWLFVGTYGGHAAMLGTTEAFTRVLLFSVVITGTLVLSRLLEKTLNVASRLGFFSSITIAVLFGVSITNTALGPIPGSSVSIEVIIFLIHLLQSGFILNLIHTFGEKRKQLRELKLSPSEAKSVATDVEKFILRLRSREFAQLLHSEIQNKLLNSILSSQRSSEINFDVRKESEKLRTLLSSFTDRKADSVAQLGTAIKKLVADWEGFLDIELEISPEAERISLDRIKGVSDLVSEAITNSVRHGSATQMQIKIDTREDVLTLRISDDGVGLRSSRVGLGTMLLAAVTENRYTIENAKGNGVEIRANLKISELKTQPD